Proteins encoded within one genomic window of Bradyrhizobium sp. 186:
- a CDS encoding acetyl-CoA C-acetyltransferase, with the protein MAEAYIVAAARTAGGRKEGRLAGWHPADLAAKVLDELVDRSKVDPALVEDVIMGCVMQVGEQSNNVARNAIMASKLPESVPGTSIDRQCGSSQQALHFAAQAVMSGAMDVVIAAGVESMTRVPMGLSSQLPAKNGFGNYKSPGIEHRYPNIVFSQFTGAEMMAEKYGLSKDELDEYSYNSHQRAIAATQAGHFKKEIVPLEITRADGSKDTHHIDEGIRFDVTLDGIKGVKLIAENGKLSAASASQICDGASGVMVVNERGLKQLGVKPLARIHHMTMMGGDPVIMLDAPLHATKRALEKAGMKIDDIDLFEVNEAFASVPTGWLKTTGADPERLNINGGAIALGHPLGGSGTKLMTTLVHALHQRGKRYGLQTMCEGGGMANVTIVERL; encoded by the coding sequence ATGGCCGAGGCTTACATCGTCGCCGCTGCGCGTACCGCCGGCGGGCGCAAGGAGGGCCGCCTCGCCGGCTGGCATCCGGCCGATCTCGCCGCGAAGGTGCTGGACGAACTGGTCGACCGCAGCAAGGTCGATCCCGCCCTGGTCGAGGACGTGATCATGGGTTGCGTGATGCAGGTCGGCGAGCAGTCCAACAATGTCGCGCGCAACGCAATCATGGCCTCGAAGCTGCCGGAGAGCGTGCCGGGCACCTCGATCGACCGGCAGTGCGGCTCGTCGCAACAGGCGCTGCACTTCGCCGCGCAGGCCGTGATGTCCGGCGCGATGGACGTGGTGATCGCCGCCGGCGTGGAATCGATGACGCGCGTACCGATGGGCCTGTCGTCGCAGCTTCCCGCCAAGAACGGCTTTGGCAATTATAAGAGCCCGGGTATCGAGCACCGTTATCCGAACATCGTGTTCAGCCAGTTCACCGGCGCGGAGATGATGGCCGAGAAGTACGGCCTGTCGAAGGATGAGCTCGACGAATACTCCTACAACAGCCATCAGCGCGCGATCGCGGCGACGCAGGCGGGCCACTTCAAGAAGGAGATCGTGCCGCTCGAGATCACCCGCGCCGACGGCTCCAAGGACACCCACCACATCGACGAAGGCATCCGCTTCGACGTCACGCTCGACGGCATCAAGGGCGTCAAGCTGATCGCCGAGAACGGCAAGCTCTCCGCAGCCAGCGCCAGCCAGATCTGCGACGGCGCCTCCGGCGTCATGGTGGTGAATGAGCGCGGCCTGAAGCAGCTCGGCGTCAAGCCACTGGCGCGCATCCATCATATGACCATGATGGGCGGCGATCCCGTGATCATGCTGGATGCACCGCTGCACGCCACCAAGCGTGCGCTGGAGAAGGCCGGCATGAAGATCGACGACATCGACCTGTTCGAGGTCAACGAAGCCTTTGCCTCGGTGCCGACCGGGTGGCTGAAGACCACCGGCGCCGATCCGGAGCGTCTCAACATCAATGGCGGCGCCATCGCGCTCGGCCATCCCCTCGGCGGCTCCGGCACCAAGCTGATGACGACGCTGGTGCACGCGCTGCATCAGCGCGGCAAGCGCTACGGCCTCCAGACCATGTGCGAAGGCGGCGGCATGGCCAACGTGACGATCGTGGAGCGGTTGTAG
- a CDS encoding TetR family transcriptional regulator yields MLVAASELMIERSSIEISLSDIAQKSGANAALVKYHFGNKDGLLLALLARDAATELSNLEYLLAQPITSTAKLKLHIGGIIRAYHRFPYMNRLIHYLLHETNAGSADEVSKFFVAPLLDFHRRLLAEGVSRGEFRQTDPVLFYTSLIGACDHLFFGRHAMSRATGVGPVTDEVCRQYIKHMETLICGGILNGRMANGE; encoded by the coding sequence TTGCTCGTGGCCGCGAGCGAGTTGATGATCGAGCGCTCGTCGATCGAGATTTCCTTGAGCGACATCGCGCAGAAGTCGGGCGCCAACGCCGCACTGGTCAAATATCACTTCGGCAACAAGGACGGCCTGCTACTGGCGCTGCTCGCGCGGGATGCCGCGACCGAGCTGTCCAATCTCGAATATTTGCTGGCGCAGCCGATCACGTCGACCGCGAAGCTAAAGCTGCATATCGGCGGTATCATCCGCGCCTATCACCGGTTTCCCTATATGAACCGGCTGATCCACTATCTCCTGCATGAGACCAATGCAGGCTCCGCCGACGAAGTCTCGAAATTCTTCGTGGCGCCGCTGCTCGATTTCCATCGCCGCCTGCTCGCCGAAGGCGTCAGCCGCGGCGAATTCCGCCAAACCGATCCGGTGCTGTTCTACACCAGCCTGATCGGCGCCTGCGATCACCTGTTCTTTGGCCGGCACGCGATGTCTCGCGCGACCGGCGTCGGCCCGGTCACCGACGAAGTCTGCCGGCAATACATCAAGCACATGGAAACGCTGATCTGCGGCGGAATACTGAATGGGCGAATGGCGAATGGCGAGTAG
- a CDS encoding alpha/beta hydrolase → MQSLHVNGYDMPYLDVGEAKAGPPLVCVHGSLNDFRVWECVLGPLTQRHRLICVSLRHFFPARWDGVGDTYSISQHVDDVIAFIEQLDLGPVDLMGHSRGGHICFRVAQARPDLLRRLVFAEPGGELDASLDPDYVGGPSPLLARFKASAEKIAAGDVDGGLAVFVDTLEGPGTWPRLPAMVKQNLRDNAFTLIGQVRDNRPPFSKADAESILMPTLFILGARTKGLLPKVLHALAAHVPYSKTAIIPNATHPMFEQAPQKYSELVLDFLAG, encoded by the coding sequence ATGCAAAGCCTCCACGTCAACGGATATGACATGCCCTATCTCGACGTGGGCGAGGCCAAGGCCGGGCCGCCGCTGGTCTGCGTGCACGGCTCGCTCAACGACTTCCGCGTCTGGGAGTGCGTGCTTGGGCCGCTGACGCAGCGGCATCGGCTGATCTGCGTCAGCCTGCGGCACTTCTTCCCGGCACGATGGGACGGCGTCGGCGACACTTATTCGATCAGCCAGCATGTCGACGATGTCATCGCCTTCATCGAGCAGCTCGACCTCGGCCCGGTCGACCTGATGGGCCATTCCCGCGGCGGGCACATCTGCTTCCGCGTGGCGCAAGCGCGCCCCGATCTGCTGCGCCGGCTGGTCTTCGCCGAGCCCGGTGGCGAGCTCGATGCGAGCCTCGATCCGGATTATGTCGGCGGCCCCTCGCCGCTGCTGGCGCGCTTCAAGGCCTCGGCGGAGAAGATTGCCGCCGGCGATGTCGACGGCGGCCTCGCCGTCTTCGTCGACACGCTGGAAGGACCAGGTACCTGGCCGCGATTGCCGGCGATGGTGAAGCAGAATTTGCGCGACAACGCCTTTACGCTGATCGGCCAGGTCCGCGACAACCGCCCACCGTTCTCGAAGGCGGACGCAGAATCGATTCTGATGCCGACGCTGTTCATCCTGGGCGCGCGAACCAAGGGGCTGCTGCCGAAGGTACTTCATGCACTCGCCGCGCACGTCCCATATTCGAAGACGGCGATCATACCCAACGCAACGCACCCGATGTTCGAGCAGGCGCCGCAAAAATACTCCGAACTGGTCCTGGATTTTCTGGCGGGCTGA
- a CDS encoding methylated-DNA--[protein]-cysteine S-methyltransferase — translation MTDQHFTLFETRIGLCAIAWGPRGINGVQLPMGGEQKIRTRIQQRHIDASEAEPTAEVQQAIDRIVKMLAGAADDLADIPLDLDGVPEFNRGVYEIARTIPPGKTVTYGDIAKRLGGVELSRDVGQALGRNPCPIVVPCHRVLAAGNKPGGFSANGGVVTKLKMLEIEGALVNHTPSLFD, via the coding sequence ATGACCGACCAGCATTTCACCCTGTTCGAGACCAGGATCGGCCTGTGCGCCATCGCCTGGGGTCCGCGCGGCATCAACGGCGTGCAGCTGCCGATGGGCGGCGAGCAGAAGATACGCACCCGCATCCAGCAGCGCCATATTGATGCCAGCGAAGCCGAGCCGACCGCCGAGGTGCAGCAGGCGATCGACCGTATCGTTAAGATGCTTGCAGGCGCGGCGGATGACCTCGCCGACATCCCGCTCGATCTCGACGGCGTTCCCGAGTTCAACCGCGGCGTCTACGAGATCGCCCGCACCATCCCGCCCGGCAAGACCGTCACCTATGGCGACATCGCCAAGCGCCTCGGCGGTGTCGAGCTGTCGCGCGATGTCGGCCAGGCGCTCGGCCGCAACCCGTGCCCGATCGTGGTGCCCTGCCATCGCGTGCTCGCGGCCGGCAACAAGCCCGGCGGCTTCTCCGCGAATGGCGGCGTGGTGACGAAATTGAAGATGCTCGAGATCGAAGGTGCGCTGGTCAACCACACGCCGAGCTTGTTTGATTGA
- a CDS encoding enoyl-CoA hydratase/isomerase family protein, with translation MSQPLLIEHNDGVDRVTLNRPESLNALDPALIDALNTYFQGLQRNRDTRVVVLKGAGKNFCAGLDLKAAMQRRAGQQEPPGVMESLDSQRRIADIVMLMRRCPQPILALVQGAAAGGGFALALASDIRIATKSARMNCAFIKLGLGGCDIGTSYFLPRLVGVSVASELILTGRFIGAERALAVGLVSEVVDEDKLDEAAEPYVDAIITASPVGLRLSKECLNMSVDAGSLEAVIAMEDRNQVLCSRSEEFSEGIRAFLEKRKPVYIRR, from the coding sequence ATGTCCCAACCGCTGCTGATCGAGCACAATGACGGCGTCGACCGGGTGACACTCAATCGTCCTGAAAGCCTCAACGCGCTCGATCCTGCGCTGATCGATGCGCTCAACACCTATTTCCAGGGCCTCCAGCGCAATCGCGACACGCGCGTCGTGGTGCTGAAGGGCGCCGGCAAGAACTTTTGCGCGGGCCTCGACCTCAAAGCGGCGATGCAGCGCCGCGCCGGACAGCAGGAGCCGCCCGGCGTTATGGAGTCGCTGGACTCGCAGCGGCGCATCGCCGACATCGTGATGTTGATGCGGCGCTGTCCGCAGCCGATCCTGGCGCTGGTGCAGGGCGCGGCGGCCGGCGGCGGCTTTGCGCTGGCGCTCGCCTCCGACATCCGCATTGCGACGAAATCGGCGCGGATGAACTGCGCCTTCATCAAGCTTGGCCTCGGCGGTTGCGACATCGGCACCAGCTATTTCCTGCCGCGCCTCGTCGGTGTTTCCGTGGCCTCCGAGCTGATCCTCACGGGACGCTTCATCGGCGCCGAGCGCGCGCTCGCGGTCGGGCTGGTCTCCGAGGTCGTCGACGAGGACAAGCTCGATGAAGCCGCCGAACCTTACGTCGATGCCATCATCACGGCGTCGCCCGTGGGCCTGCGTCTGTCCAAGGAATGTCTCAACATGAGCGTGGACGCCGGATCGCTGGAAGCTGTCATCGCGATGGAGGACCGCAACCAGGTCCTGTGCAGCCGCTCCGAGGAATTTTCGGAAGGCATCAGGGCCTTCCTTGAGAAGCGAAAGCCTGTCTATATCAGGCGCTGA
- a CDS encoding sigma-70 family RNA polymerase sigma factor: MAEENFLAQQFEVNRDHLRGVAYRMLGSRGEVDDAVQEAWLRLSRSDTSNVANLRGWLTTVVARICLDMLRALKSRREDPMGPHVPEPADETRERETEIADSVGAALLVVLETLQPAERLAFVLHDMFAVPFEEIAPIVGRSVDASRQLASRARRRVQGAPVPETDLSRQRTIVDAFLKASREGNFERLLAVLDPDVVFRADQAAVRLGTLPEIRGADAVAQLYKGRAQAARTALVDGEMGVAVILEGQLRIALRIAFNGDRIVGIEALADAERIAVLEVEVLER, from the coding sequence ATGGCTGAAGAAAATTTTCTCGCCCAACAGTTCGAGGTCAATCGGGACCATTTGCGCGGCGTCGCCTACCGGATGCTGGGCTCGCGCGGCGAGGTCGACGATGCCGTGCAGGAGGCATGGCTGCGGCTCAGCCGCAGCGATACATCCAATGTCGCCAACCTGCGCGGCTGGCTGACCACGGTGGTCGCGCGCATTTGTCTCGACATGCTGCGCGCACTGAAATCGCGCCGCGAGGATCCGATGGGCCCGCATGTGCCGGAGCCGGCCGATGAGACGCGGGAGCGCGAAACGGAAATCGCCGATTCCGTCGGCGCGGCTTTGCTCGTCGTGCTGGAGACATTGCAGCCGGCGGAACGGCTCGCCTTCGTGCTGCACGACATGTTCGCGGTGCCGTTCGAGGAGATCGCGCCGATCGTCGGCCGCTCGGTCGATGCCTCGCGGCAGCTGGCAAGCCGCGCCCGGCGGCGTGTGCAGGGCGCGCCGGTGCCCGAGACGGACCTGTCGCGCCAGCGCACCATCGTCGATGCCTTCCTCAAAGCTTCGCGCGAGGGCAATTTCGAGAGGCTGCTGGCCGTGCTTGATCCGGACGTCGTGTTCCGCGCCGATCAGGCCGCGGTGCGGCTCGGCACACTGCCTGAAATCCGCGGCGCCGATGCCGTGGCGCAGCTCTACAAGGGCCGCGCCCAGGCTGCGCGGACTGCGCTGGTCGATGGCGAGATGGGTGTGGCCGTCATCCTCGAAGGACAGCTGCGCATTGCGCTGCGCATCGCTTTCAATGGCGACCGGATCGTAGGGATCGAGGCCTTGGCCGATGCGGAACGGATCGCGGTGCTGGAGGTGGAGGTGCTGGAGCGCTGA
- a CDS encoding acyl-CoA synthetase, with product MTHPSIHARTTPDKIAYQMAATGKAITYRELDELSNQGANLFRSLGLKAGDHIALLMENRLAFMEICWAAQRSGLYYTAISRYLKQDEIDYIIADCGAKVVITTPKCADQIKNLIKGTAGEPIFYMVDEPLPGFRSYDKEAAAQPTTPVADEVAGYDMLYSSGTTGRPKGIKKAFEGNKIDVPNAFLRVLCADMCGMNADSTYLSPAPLYHAAPLRFNMMAIVLGGSSIIMEHFDAEEFLKLVEKHEVTQSQLVPTMFVRMLKLPDEVRTKYNVSTLKGAIHAAAPCPVDVKAKMIEWWGPILIEYYAGSEGNGVTVCNSLQWLEHRGSVGRAVVGKIKILDENDAEQPTGEIGTVYFADAPAFTYHNDPEKTKKAYNAKGWSTLGDVGYLDKDGFLFLTDRKSYMIISGGVNIYPQETEDVLITHPEVADVAVFGVPNEEMGEEVKAVVQPHDPKRAGKELEADLIAFCKTRLSAIKCPRSVDFEAELPRTPTGKLVKRHLRDRYWPKAPAKI from the coding sequence ATGACTCACCCCTCCATCCACGCCCGCACCACGCCGGACAAGATCGCCTATCAAATGGCCGCCACCGGCAAGGCGATCACCTATCGCGAGCTCGACGAGCTTTCGAACCAGGGCGCAAACCTGTTCCGCTCGCTGGGGCTGAAGGCCGGCGACCACATCGCGCTGTTGATGGAGAACCGCCTCGCGTTCATGGAGATCTGTTGGGCGGCACAGCGCAGCGGACTCTATTACACCGCGATCAGCCGCTATCTGAAGCAGGACGAGATCGATTACATCATCGCCGATTGCGGCGCCAAGGTCGTGATCACCACACCGAAATGCGCCGACCAGATCAAGAACCTGATCAAGGGCACCGCGGGCGAGCCGATCTTCTACATGGTGGATGAGCCGCTGCCCGGCTTTCGCTCCTACGACAAGGAAGCGGCCGCGCAGCCAACAACGCCAGTCGCCGACGAAGTCGCCGGCTACGACATGCTGTATTCATCGGGCACCACCGGCCGGCCGAAAGGCATCAAGAAGGCGTTCGAGGGCAACAAAATCGACGTGCCGAACGCGTTCCTGCGCGTGCTCTGCGCCGACATGTGCGGCATGAACGCCGACAGCACCTATCTGTCGCCGGCGCCGCTGTATCACGCGGCACCCTTGCGCTTCAACATGATGGCGATCGTGCTCGGCGGCAGCTCCATCATCATGGAGCATTTCGACGCCGAAGAATTCCTGAAGCTGGTCGAAAAACATGAGGTCACGCAGTCGCAGCTGGTGCCGACCATGTTCGTGCGCATGCTGAAGCTGCCCGACGAGGTGCGCACCAAGTACAACGTCTCGACGCTGAAAGGCGCGATCCACGCCGCAGCGCCCTGCCCGGTCGACGTGAAGGCGAAAATGATCGAATGGTGGGGGCCGATCCTGATCGAGTATTACGCGGGCTCGGAAGGCAACGGCGTCACCGTCTGCAACTCGCTGCAATGGCTGGAGCATCGCGGCAGCGTCGGCCGCGCCGTGGTCGGCAAGATCAAGATACTTGACGAGAACGACGCGGAGCAGCCGACGGGCGAGATCGGCACGGTCTATTTCGCCGACGCGCCGGCCTTCACCTATCACAACGATCCCGAGAAGACGAAGAAGGCCTACAACGCAAAAGGCTGGTCGACGCTCGGCGACGTCGGCTATCTCGACAAGGACGGCTTTCTCTTCCTCACCGATCGCAAGTCCTACATGATCATTTCGGGCGGCGTGAACATCTACCCGCAGGAGACCGAGGACGTGCTGATCACCCACCCCGAGGTCGCCGACGTCGCCGTGTTCGGCGTGCCGAATGAGGAGATGGGCGAAGAGGTGAAGGCGGTGGTGCAGCCGCACGACCCCAAGCGCGCCGGCAAGGAGCTCGAGGCCGACCTGATCGCCTTCTGCAAGACGCGCCTCTCCGCGATCAAATGCCCGCGCTCGGTCGATTTCGAAGCCGAGCTGCCGCGCACGCCCACCGGCAAGCTGGTCAAGCGCCATCTGCGCGACCGCTACTGGCCGAAGGCGCCGGCGAAGATTTAG
- a CDS encoding AMP-binding protein yields the protein MSASAAAVMTKPAFRKVEWLARDIDVERRDDGTVVLKSRIPLQSYEKHLPASLAKWAKEAPERIWLAQRGGADRAWRKVSYGEAKDTVDALTQALLDLDLDGRPVAILSGNSIEHALVTQAAMQARSPAAPVSPAYSLMSHDHVKLKYLFDLIKPAVVMVQDGPTFAKALTALDLTGVTVVQVVRPCDGIKSVSFAELAATPVTADVEASIAKITPDTVGKLLFTSGSTGMPKAVINTQEMMCANAAMMMQVRPRTPGGPLSTMLDWMPWNHTMGGNAAFHPVLIDGGTLYIDDGRPMPGQFEETLRNLREISPTYYANVPAGYAALAAAMEKDDALCRSFFKNLSIMAYGGARLPDDLYDRMQALAVKTTGERIVFYTGWGSTETAPTSTGTYWDTERVGLIGLPFPGVELKMVPCDSKYELRLRGVNVTPGYFGQPDLTQKMFDEEGFYCIGDAGIFVDDADPVKGIIFAGRVVEDFKLTTGTFVHVGSLRTDTIAAATPVVHDALVAGQDFPFIGLLAWPNLHACRQLVGNPDLSFEDAVKHPEVIACFRRGLEAHNRECEGASSRIIARAMLMAEPPSIDGNELTDKGYINQRAGLERRAVLVERLYADKPDQDVIMLR from the coding sequence ATGAGTGCGAGCGCGGCGGCGGTGATGACAAAACCCGCCTTTCGCAAGGTGGAGTGGCTGGCGCGTGACATCGATGTCGAGCGCCGCGACGACGGCACGGTGGTGCTGAAGTCGCGCATTCCCCTGCAATCTTACGAGAAGCACCTTCCGGCCTCGCTGGCGAAATGGGCGAAGGAGGCGCCGGAGCGCATCTGGCTGGCGCAGCGCGGCGGCGCTGATCGCGCGTGGCGAAAGGTCTCCTACGGTGAAGCCAAGGACACCGTGGATGCGCTGACGCAAGCGCTGCTCGATCTCGATCTTGATGGCCGCCCGGTCGCGATCCTCTCCGGCAATTCGATCGAGCACGCCTTGGTGACGCAGGCCGCGATGCAGGCGCGGTCGCCGGCGGCACCGGTGTCGCCCGCCTACTCCTTGATGAGCCACGATCACGTCAAGCTGAAATATTTGTTCGACCTGATCAAGCCGGCCGTGGTGATGGTGCAGGACGGCCCGACCTTTGCGAAGGCGCTCACCGCACTCGATCTCACCGGCGTCACTGTTGTTCAAGTCGTGCGGCCTTGCGACGGCATCAAGAGCGTCAGCTTTGCCGAGCTTGCGGCAACGCCGGTGACGGCTGATGTCGAAGCCTCGATCGCAAAAATCACGCCCGACACTGTCGGCAAGCTGCTGTTCACCTCCGGTTCGACCGGCATGCCAAAAGCCGTCATCAATACGCAAGAGATGATGTGCGCCAATGCGGCGATGATGATGCAGGTGCGACCGCGCACGCCCGGCGGCCCACTGTCGACCATGCTCGACTGGATGCCGTGGAACCACACCATGGGCGGCAACGCTGCGTTTCACCCGGTGCTGATCGATGGTGGGACACTCTATATCGACGACGGCCGGCCGATGCCGGGCCAGTTCGAGGAAACGCTTCGAAATTTGCGCGAGATCTCGCCGACCTATTACGCCAACGTGCCGGCCGGCTACGCTGCTTTGGCGGCAGCGATGGAGAAGGACGACGCGCTCTGTCGCTCGTTCTTCAAGAATCTCTCGATCATGGCGTATGGCGGCGCGCGCCTGCCCGACGATCTCTACGACCGCATGCAGGCCCTCGCCGTGAAGACCACCGGCGAGCGTATCGTGTTCTACACCGGCTGGGGCTCGACCGAGACCGCGCCGACCTCGACCGGAACCTATTGGGACACCGAACGCGTCGGCCTGATCGGCCTGCCGTTCCCGGGCGTCGAACTGAAGATGGTGCCGTGCGACTCGAAATACGAGCTGCGCCTGCGCGGCGTCAACGTCACGCCCGGCTATTTCGGCCAGCCTGATCTCACGCAGAAGATGTTCGACGAGGAGGGCTTTTATTGCATCGGCGACGCCGGCATCTTTGTCGACGACGCCGATCCGGTGAAGGGCATCATCTTCGCCGGCCGTGTCGTGGAAGACTTCAAGCTCACCACCGGCACCTTCGTCCATGTCGGCTCGCTCCGCACTGACACGATCGCCGCCGCAACGCCCGTCGTGCATGACGCGCTCGTGGCCGGGCAAGATTTTCCCTTTATCGGCTTGCTGGCCTGGCCGAACCTGCATGCCTGCCGCCAGCTCGTCGGCAATCCCGATCTGAGTTTTGAGGACGCCGTGAAGCATCCGGAGGTGATCGCCTGCTTCAGGCGCGGGCTGGAGGCGCACAACAGGGAATGTGAGGGCGCGAGCAGCCGCATCATCGCTCGCGCCATGCTGATGGCCGAGCCGCCCTCGATCGACGGCAATGAACTCACCGACAAGGGCTACATCAACCAGCGCGCCGGCCTCGAGCGCCGGGCTGTGCTGGTCGAGCGGCTCTATGCCGACAAGCCGGACCAGGATGTGATCATGCTGCGATGA
- a CDS encoding SDR family NAD(P)-dependent oxidoreductase produces the protein MQLKDVAVLITGGGSGLGAATARAMAAKGARIGVIDQSKENAEKVAAEVKGVALHADVTDEDGIKAAIAKAESAHGIARVLMNCAGIGGSQRIVGKDGVYPLAKFARIINVNLIGTFNCLRLFAERLVTAEPIGEERGVIINTASVAAYEGQIGQIAYSASKGGVVGLTLPAARDLASQKIRVNTIAPGLFLTPLLMGLNEEARKSLGAQVPHPTRLGDAAEYGSLAVHIVENPMLNGETIRLDGAIRMAPR, from the coding sequence ATGCAGTTGAAAGACGTAGCCGTTCTCATCACCGGCGGTGGCTCGGGCCTCGGTGCCGCGACCGCCCGGGCCATGGCCGCCAAGGGCGCCAGGATCGGCGTGATCGACCAGAGCAAGGAAAACGCCGAGAAGGTCGCCGCCGAAGTGAAGGGCGTCGCCCTCCATGCCGACGTCACCGACGAGGACGGCATCAAGGCTGCCATTGCCAAGGCGGAAAGCGCCCACGGCATCGCGCGCGTTCTGATGAACTGCGCCGGCATCGGTGGCTCGCAGCGCATTGTCGGCAAGGACGGTGTCTATCCGCTGGCGAAGTTCGCCCGCATCATCAACGTCAATTTGATCGGCACCTTCAACTGCCTGCGCCTGTTCGCGGAGCGTCTCGTCACCGCAGAACCCATCGGCGAAGAGCGCGGCGTCATCATCAACACGGCATCGGTCGCCGCTTACGAAGGGCAGATCGGCCAGATCGCCTATTCGGCGTCGAAGGGCGGCGTCGTCGGTTTGACCCTGCCGGCAGCGCGCGATCTCGCCAGCCAAAAAATCCGCGTCAATACGATCGCGCCCGGACTGTTCCTGACGCCGCTTCTGATGGGCCTGAACGAAGAGGCCCGCAAGAGCCTCGGTGCCCAGGTGCCGCATCCCACGCGCCTCGGCGATGCCGCTGAATACGGCTCGCTCGCCGTGCACATCGTCGAGAACCCGATGCTCAACGGCGAAACCATCCGTCTCGACGGCGCCATCCGCATGGCGCCGCGGTAG
- a CDS encoding alpha/beta hydrolase — protein sequence MQTFRVNGYDMAYLEVGEGPPLVCVHGTLGDFRTWYSVLGPLSKSRRVISVSLRHFFPEHWDAIGDDYKMAQHVADLIAFIEQVGPAPVDLMGHSRGGHIAFRVARARPDLLRKLVLAEPGGDLDASLPVPADAPAHPPLAARTARSVEMIRAGDIEGALQNFYEGIEGDGSWRRVPAAAKQQLRDNAITFLGQINEQRRSYSLTDAEAIRTPTLLIGGGATTGSLSVIWRVLAEHIAGAKTAVIPNAGHWMFEQAPLEFGEAVNAFLAE from the coding sequence ATGCAGACATTTCGCGTCAACGGTTACGACATGGCCTATCTCGAAGTGGGCGAAGGCCCGCCGCTGGTTTGCGTGCACGGCACGCTCGGCGATTTCCGCACCTGGTATTCGGTGCTCGGCCCGCTGTCGAAGTCCCGTCGCGTCATCTCGGTCAGCCTGCGGCATTTCTTTCCCGAGCATTGGGACGCCATCGGCGACGATTACAAGATGGCGCAGCACGTCGCCGATTTGATCGCCTTCATCGAGCAGGTCGGGCCCGCGCCGGTCGATCTGATGGGACATTCGCGTGGCGGGCACATCGCGTTTCGCGTGGCCCGGGCGCGGCCCGATCTGTTGCGGAAACTGGTGCTGGCCGAGCCCGGCGGCGATCTCGACGCCAGCCTGCCGGTACCGGCCGACGCGCCCGCGCATCCGCCGCTGGCCGCGCGCACGGCGCGCTCGGTCGAGATGATCCGCGCCGGCGACATCGAGGGCGCGCTCCAGAACTTCTACGAAGGCATCGAAGGCGACGGCTCCTGGCGACGCGTGCCGGCGGCGGCGAAGCAGCAGTTGCGCGACAACGCCATCACCTTTCTCGGCCAGATCAACGAGCAGCGCAGGTCCTATTCGCTGACTGATGCTGAGGCGATCAGGACGCCAACGCTTCTGATCGGCGGCGGCGCCACCACCGGCAGCCTGTCTGTGATATGGCGTGTGCTGGCCGAACACATCGCCGGCGCGAAGACGGCGGTGATCCCGAATGCCGGCCACTGGATGTTCGAACAGGCGCCGCTGGAATTCGGCGAGGCGGTGAACGCGTTCTTGGCGGAGTAG
- a CDS encoding carboxymuconolactone decarboxylase family protein has product MHARMNHPVMVLPEAMNVLQSLATVSKQGLSEKLLELVHLRASQINGCSVCVDMHPKLARKVGETDERLFAVSAWRDTPYFTDTERAALALTEALTRLSDRADPVPDAIWNDAAKHFDERELSALLLGISTINVWNRLNVAIKAPVGAWKV; this is encoded by the coding sequence ATGCACGCCCGCATGAATCACCCGGTCATGGTCCTGCCTGAGGCCATGAATGTGTTGCAGTCCCTGGCCACCGTGTCCAAGCAGGGACTATCGGAAAAGCTCCTGGAACTGGTGCATCTGCGCGCCAGCCAGATCAATGGCTGCAGCGTCTGTGTCGACATGCACCCGAAGCTCGCCCGCAAGGTCGGCGAGACCGACGAGCGGCTGTTCGCGGTCTCGGCCTGGCGAGACACGCCGTATTTTACGGACACCGAGCGCGCCGCGCTGGCGCTCACCGAGGCGCTGACGCGGCTGTCCGACCGCGCCGACCCCGTGCCGGATGCCATCTGGAACGACGCAGCCAAGCATTTTGACGAGCGTGAACTCTCGGCGCTGCTGCTCGGCATCTCCACGATCAATGTCTGGAACCGGCTGAACGTGGCAATCAAGGCGCCCGTCGGCGCGTGGAAGGTGTGA